One window from the genome of Jiangella alba encodes:
- a CDS encoding tRNA (adenine-N1)-methyltransferase, which translates to MSATETSRRTGPFRVGDHVQLTDPKGRHHTITLQDGKEFHTHKGSFQHDQLIGQPEGSVVVSTGGTAYLALRPLLSDYVLSMPRGAAVVYPKDAGQIVAMADVFPGARVVEAGVGSGALTMSLLRAVGEHGAVHSYERRADFAKIAAENVERFFGAEHPAWRLTVGDLVESLDDTEADRVVLDMLAPWECVDAAAGVLVPGGVLCCYVATTTQLSRTVETIRESQRFTEPVSWESMVRTWHVEGLAVRPDHRMIGHTGFLVTARRMAPGVVPPPRRRRPAPGNDGGTTTPAS; encoded by the coding sequence ATGTCCGCGACCGAAACGTCTCGCCGCACCGGGCCCTTCCGGGTCGGCGACCACGTGCAGCTCACCGATCCCAAGGGCCGGCACCACACCATCACCCTGCAGGACGGCAAGGAGTTCCACACCCACAAGGGATCGTTCCAGCACGACCAGCTGATCGGCCAGCCCGAGGGCTCCGTCGTCGTCTCGACCGGCGGCACGGCCTACCTCGCGCTGCGGCCGCTGCTGTCCGACTACGTGCTGTCCATGCCGCGCGGCGCGGCGGTCGTGTACCCGAAGGACGCGGGCCAGATCGTGGCCATGGCCGACGTCTTCCCGGGCGCGCGCGTGGTCGAGGCCGGGGTGGGCTCCGGCGCACTGACGATGTCGCTGCTGCGGGCGGTCGGCGAGCACGGCGCGGTGCACTCCTACGAACGGCGGGCCGACTTCGCGAAGATCGCCGCCGAGAACGTCGAGCGGTTCTTCGGCGCCGAGCACCCGGCCTGGCGGCTCACCGTCGGCGACCTCGTCGAGTCCCTCGACGACACCGAGGCCGACCGCGTCGTGCTCGACATGCTGGCGCCCTGGGAGTGCGTCGACGCCGCGGCGGGCGTGCTCGTGCCGGGCGGCGTGCTGTGCTGCTACGTCGCCACCACCACGCAGCTGTCGCGCACGGTCGAGACCATCCGCGAGAGCCAGCGGTTCACCGAGCCGGTGTCCTGGGAGTCCATGGTGCGCACCTGGCACGTCGAGGGCCTGGCGGTGCGCCCCGACCACCGGATGATCGGCCACACCGGCTTCCTCGTCACGGCCCGCCGCATGGCCCCCGGGGTCGTCCCGCCACCCCGTCGCCGGCGCCCGGCACCCGGCAATGACGGCGGAACCACCACGCCGGCGAGCTAG
- the arc gene encoding proteasome ATPase, which translates to MASYDDGFDQGRRGPGREPSDMAGEVAFLEARLASVNAQNERLAATLREARDQIVALKEEIDRLAQPPSGFGTYLSKYDDGTVDVFTGGRKLRVAVSPDVELTELRPGQEVMLNEALNVVRALEYERVGEVVMLKELLADGERALVIGHTDEEKVVRIASPLQDSGLRVGDSLLLEPRAGFVYERIPKSEVEELILEEVPDIDYSDIGGLSRQIDQIRDAVELPFLHAELFREHELRPPKGVLLYGPPGCGKTLIAKAVANSLAKQIAKLKGISEHKSYFLNIKGPELLNKYVGETERHIRLVFQRAREKASEGTPVIVFFDEMDSLFRTRGSGVSSDVENTIVPQLLSEIDGVESLENVIVIGASNREDMIDPAILRPGRLDVKIKIERPDAEAARDIFSKYLTTTLPLHPDDLGEHGGDRAATTAAMIQRSVEKMYSETDDNRFLEVTYANGDKEVLYFRDFNSGAMIQNIVDRAKKMAIKDLLDTGAKGLRVQHLLTACFDEFKENEDLPNTTNPDDWARISGKKGERIVYIRTLISGKQGTEAGRSIDTVANTGQYL; encoded by the coding sequence ATGGCGTCGTACGACGATGGCTTCGATCAAGGCCGTCGCGGGCCCGGGCGCGAGCCGTCCGACATGGCCGGCGAGGTGGCTTTCCTCGAGGCACGACTGGCGTCCGTGAACGCCCAGAACGAGCGGCTCGCGGCCACACTGCGCGAGGCCCGCGACCAGATCGTGGCGCTCAAGGAGGAGATCGACCGGCTGGCGCAGCCTCCGTCCGGGTTCGGCACGTACCTGTCCAAGTACGACGACGGCACGGTCGACGTCTTCACCGGTGGCCGCAAGCTGCGGGTCGCCGTCAGCCCCGACGTCGAGCTGACCGAGCTCCGGCCCGGCCAGGAGGTCATGCTCAACGAGGCCCTCAACGTCGTCCGCGCGCTCGAGTACGAGCGCGTCGGCGAGGTCGTCATGCTCAAGGAGCTGCTCGCCGACGGCGAGCGCGCGCTGGTCATCGGGCACACCGACGAGGAGAAGGTCGTCCGCATCGCCTCGCCGCTGCAGGACTCCGGCCTGCGGGTCGGCGACTCCCTGCTGCTCGAGCCGCGCGCCGGGTTCGTCTACGAACGCATCCCGAAGTCCGAGGTCGAGGAGCTCATCCTCGAAGAGGTCCCCGACATCGACTACTCCGACATCGGCGGCCTGTCCCGGCAGATCGACCAGATCCGCGACGCCGTCGAGCTGCCGTTCCTGCACGCGGAGCTGTTCCGCGAGCACGAGCTGCGCCCGCCGAAGGGCGTGCTGCTGTACGGCCCGCCCGGATGCGGCAAGACGCTCATCGCGAAGGCCGTCGCGAACTCGCTGGCCAAGCAGATCGCGAAGCTGAAGGGCATCTCCGAGCACAAGTCGTACTTCCTCAACATCAAGGGCCCGGAGCTGCTGAACAAGTACGTCGGCGAGACCGAGCGGCACATCCGCCTGGTCTTCCAGCGGGCCCGCGAGAAGGCCAGCGAGGGCACGCCGGTCATCGTGTTCTTCGACGAGATGGACTCCCTGTTCCGCACCCGCGGCTCGGGCGTCTCGTCCGACGTCGAGAACACCATCGTCCCGCAGCTGCTGAGCGAGATCGACGGCGTCGAGAGCCTCGAGAACGTCATCGTCATCGGCGCCTCGAACCGCGAGGACATGATCGACCCCGCCATCCTCCGGCCCGGCCGGCTGGACGTGAAGATCAAGATCGAGCGGCCCGACGCCGAGGCGGCCCGCGACATCTTCAGCAAGTACCTCACGACCACCCTGCCGCTGCACCCCGACGACCTCGGCGAGCACGGCGGCGACCGCGCGGCCACCACGGCGGCGATGATCCAGCGGTCGGTCGAGAAGATGTACTCCGAGACCGACGACAACCGCTTCCTCGAGGTCACCTACGCCAACGGCGACAAAGAGGTCCTGTACTTCCGCGACTTCAACTCCGGCGCGATGATCCAGAACATCGTCGACCGCGCGAAGAAGATGGCGATCAAGGACCTCCTCGACACCGGCGCGAAGGGCCTGCGGGTGCAGCACCTGCTCACGGCCTGCTTCGACGAGTTCAAGGAGAACGAGGACCTCCCGAACACGACGAACCCCGACGACTGGGCCCGCATCTCCGGCAAGAAGGGCGAGCGCATCGTCTACATCCGCACGCTCATCTCGGGCAAGCAGGGCACCGAGGCCGGACGGTCCATCGACACCGTGGCCAACACCGGCCAGTACCTCTGA